A DNA window from Callospermophilus lateralis isolate mCalLat2 chromosome X, mCalLat2.hap1, whole genome shotgun sequence contains the following coding sequences:
- the Tsr2 gene encoding pre-rRNA-processing protein TSR2 homolog, whose amino-acid sequence MMAGAGEDARALFRAGVRAALEAWPALQIAVENGFGGVHSQEKAEWLGGAVEDYFIRNADLELDEVEDFLGELMTNEFDTVVEDGSLPQVSQQLQTMFHHFQKGDGAALREMASHITQRKCKVKATALKTAKETDGDQDDADSVEEMEVTATNDGATTDGVSPQPEPSDPNSQNIKEEDIVEDGWTIVRRKK is encoded by the exons ATGATGGCGGGCGCCGGGGAAGATGCACGAGCCCTCTTCAGGGCTGGCGTCCGCGCGGCGTTGGAGGCTTGGCCTGCTTTACAG ATCGCTGTAGAGAATGGATTCGGGGGCGTGCACAGCCAAGAGAAGGCGGAGTGGCTGGGGGGTGCAGTGGAGGATTACTTCATCCGCAATG CTGACTTGGAGCTGGATGAGGTGGAAGACTTCCTTGGGGAGCTGATGACAAATGAGTTTGATACAGTTGTGGAGGATGGGAGTCTGCCCCAG GTGAGCCAGCAGTTGCAGACCATGTTCCACCACTTCCAGAAGGGTGATGGGGCTGCTCTGAGGGAGATGGCCTCCCACATCACTCAAAGAAAGTGCAAAGTCAAAGCCACTGCACTTAAGACAGCCAAAGAGACTGATGGGGATCAAGATGATGCAGACAGCGTGGAAGAGATGGAG GTCACAGCTACAAATGATGGGGCCACCACGGATGGGGTCTCCCCCCAGCCTGAACCCTCTGATCCAAACTCCCAGAATATTAAGGAAGAGGATATAGTGGAAGATGGCTGGACCATTGTCCGGAGAAAGAAATGA